The region ATAGCAGGTACTAGGCTAAATCCTGGGGGTCATAGCGCCGCGTGTAATATCGCGGCGTGGATTAAATCTTCATCGCGATAGGTTGCGATTGTTTGAGCCGTGAATCGCTCCTAATGTACATATCGTTCATTCTGACGATTTTTTAAGTGCGGCGGAGAGAATAAGGTACGGGTGTTCAGGGACAATTAAATTTTTCGGGTGACGACAATTAGATTTATCGGATCTGGGCTTCGCTGCCGGGTCAGGTACGCCCTCTCCTCCAAGGTAGGGGAGCCTATGACAACCGACCAGCAAGTGAGGCGACGGGAGTCGAAGTTGGACACGAAGCCGATGAAGTTCGCCCGGTCTGGGTAGAAGAATCCAAACACGCCGGGTAGCGTTGACTGCCCAGCTCCTCGCTGTAGTAGCCCAGCATCTCGAGGGAGATCATCAGTCGTATGTCCTCGCCCCGGGCGCGGGCCGCCTTGGCGTAAACTCTGCTGCCCATCTTGCCCCAATAGAAAAACGGCGGCTCCTCATTGACGAAGGCCACGAAGCGCAGCGAGCGCGCGGGCTTCGCCTGAACCAGGGCACGCCTTAATGGTCTCCTGGATGGCCACTTCGGCAGCTGTGCTGCATGAAGGCCGCCCCTGAATCGCCTGTAGCCTAGCGGGCCGAAGCGTAGAATATATAAGTCGCCGTGTAATCGACGCGGGCCTCTTTGCTGATCTCCGTGTGGCTGCAGCCGTTCAAGGGCGCTATGCCGCCCACGGTGTTGATGCGCTGTATCCATCTCACGCGACCGAATATGCCCTCGCCTTCATTGGATTTCGCAGCAATCAGTAGCCAGGGGATGGCGGATGTGCTCGGAGAATCAATCTTGTGCTTAACCTCGCCAATGACCTTACTACCGTCGGCGGCCGCCCAGGTGGGGCCGGCATAATGGTGCCCGATGCGCTTACCTCCCGAGTCAAAGAGATTGGCGTCTGGCGCTTTCAAGGACCACTCGAACGCTTGCCCGTTGTCCGTCCTGACTTTGCATTCATAAATCTGTGCACCTCTGGCTTGCGCCTCAAGGACCACGGAGCGGCCCGGCGGGACCCTTAGCCGTTCGGGAACGTTCACTGAAGCCTGCGTTGCGGGTGGGATGATTGGTTGACAGGCGGCGAGCAGAGTCATCGCACAGAGCAGCGACGGTAGAAGGCGAAGAGTCGTCATGTTCAAAATGAAAATGCAGTCATGGTTAAGGTCAACCCAAGGAAAGTATGGGTAACTTCTTGCTAAAGTACAAAAAGATAGACTATAAAGCTCGTACGGTCCAAATCCAGAATCGTGCTAAACAAGCTGCCGCGGACACAATCTCCACCTCATGAACTGGGCAGAGAACGCCCTACTCTTTAATTGGGCGGTGCGCTTCAATAACCAGGTGCGCGATTGCCTAGTTAGCCGGCAGCACGGATCTCTTATCGATGTGTACACGTTTGGCGAAGACGCGCGCCTGAGGGTCCCGACGCCAGACCATTACCTCCCGCTGCTATACCTTAGCGCGCAACAGGCTGAGGACGAAGTCATGTCGCTTCCCATCGATGGAGTTGAGCACGGCTCTATCGGGATTGGGCTTTGAAAGTTATCGAACGTAGCTTATTTTCGGCTGCGGTTTAGGTTCAGCTACCGATTCAGCAGGCGCAAGTCACCTCTTGCCAAGTCGAAAACGAGCGCTCACGGAACAGGCGGTAATGACACGCCCTTAAAAGATGACGGCCGACGCGAAACAGGTTGTGGACTTGGCTGTGAACAGACAGGAATCGTTGGGCTTGTCCGGATGATTTGAATCGCCTCATCTGCCTCTCGTGTTGGCGCGTATGTCGGTGTGAGGCTTCCGCTCGGTTATTGGCGTAGCGATCTTGGCAGTGCACAGTCGAT is a window of Pseudomonadota bacterium DNA encoding:
- a CDS encoding DUF3455 domain-containing protein; translated protein: MTTLRLLPSLLCAMTLLAACQPIIPPATQASVNVPERLRVPPGRSVVLEAQARGAQIYECKVRTDNGQAFEWSLKAPDANLFDSGGKRIGHHYAGPTWAAADGSKVIGEVKHKIDSPSTSAIPWLLIAAKSNEGEGIFGRVRWIQRINTVGGIAPLNGCSHTEISKEARVDYTATYIFYASAR